In a genomic window of Thermoprotei archaeon:
- a CDS encoding sodium:solute symporter family protein, translating to MVEAWQITTSILFLYVIFMILISYYSTKILRKSLEDFYLLSRRAGLIVLFLAIASTYHSAFAFLTSVATFATTGVTFWIGSFAWTILAGIVSYIIGKRVYILGKNRGYISPSDLLADRYNSELLRVITAIVWAIFVIGYITVQAIGLGIIMSIGSGGRISYEIGALIFTLATALYVAIGGLRAAYWTDVAQGIWMYLGVWLAGLIIMYKFFPGVSDLFIAVREVKPELLTLNWPWQLLAGNIIVFGVGVMILPHLWIKFYAARDTYTLKWSSALTGLYLSSYYIPAMFVGLTAAVLNVKGVPGILEPGFISTLTKAYGSADAVMAYMIYTLTHPIVAGFLLAGAAAAAMSTLDSFIGSISMILTRDIYQKINPKASESSLVLISRILIILFALIGWALAVQKPGLIFDITAIAAGGGLQVLPALLQAIIPSKRQWINKYGAITGLVIGALTVLMFTVQTAKYFGIPSAWAKPAGEISLYALIVNFIVAAIVSQITRKSS from the coding sequence TTGGTTGAAGCATGGCAGATAACTACTAGCATTCTCTTCCTCTACGTGATATTTATGATACTTATAAGTTACTATTCAACAAAGATCTTAAGAAAGTCTCTAGAAGACTTTTACCTTTTAAGTAGGAGAGCTGGATTAATAGTCCTTTTCTTAGCAATAGCCTCTACATACCATAGTGCTTTTGCGTTCCTTACTAGTGTTGCTACCTTTGCTACTACTGGAGTAACCTTCTGGATTGGATCGTTTGCTTGGACCATTCTTGCCGGTATAGTAAGTTACATCATTGGGAAGAGGGTATATATTCTAGGTAAAAATAGAGGGTATATATCACCCTCAGATCTTCTAGCTGATAGGTATAATAGTGAACTTCTCAGAGTCATAACAGCTATAGTATGGGCAATATTCGTAATAGGATACATTACAGTTCAAGCTATAGGTTTGGGAATAATAATGAGTATCGGGAGTGGTGGTAGAATATCCTATGAGATTGGTGCATTAATATTTACATTAGCAACAGCGTTATATGTAGCTATAGGAGGTCTTAGAGCAGCATACTGGACTGATGTAGCTCAAGGTATATGGATGTACCTAGGGGTATGGCTTGCTGGTTTAATAATAATGTATAAGTTCTTCCCAGGAGTCTCTGACTTATTTATAGCAGTTAGGGAGGTTAAACCCGAACTCCTAACATTGAATTGGCCTTGGCAGCTACTAGCTGGAAATATTATAGTCTTCGGAGTTGGTGTTATGATTCTCCCACACTTATGGATTAAGTTTTACGCTGCAAGAGACACATATACTCTTAAATGGTCTTCAGCTCTAACAGGTCTCTACCTTAGCAGCTATTACATACCAGCAATGTTTGTAGGTTTAACAGCTGCAGTATTAAATGTTAAAGGCGTTCCAGGAATTCTCGAGCCCGGTTTTATAAGCACGCTTACTAAAGCTTATGGATCTGCTGATGCTGTTATGGCTTACATGATATATACTCTCACACATCCAATAGTAGCTGGATTCTTACTTGCGGGAGCTGCTGCGGCAGCTATGAGCACATTAGATAGCTTTATAGGGAGCATATCAATGATACTAACGAGAGATATATACCAGAAGATTAATCCTAAAGCTAGCGAATCCTCTTTAGTTCTTATCTCAAGAATACTAATAATATTATTCGCTCTAATAGGCTGGGCTCTAGCAGTTCAGAAACCAGGCTTAATATTTGATATAACAGCTATAGCTGCAGGAGGCGGTCTCCAAGTTCTACCAGCCCTGCTACAGGCAATAATACCAAGTAAGAGACAATGGATAAATAAGTACGGAGCTATAACTGGTCTAGTAATAGGGGCTCTCACAGTGCTAATGTTTACAGTTCAAACTGCGAAATACTTTGGTATACCATCTGCGTGGGCTAAACCAGCTGGAGAAATCTCACTATATGCTCTCATAGTAAACTTCATAGTAGCAGCAATAGTATCACAAATAACCAGGAAATCTTCTTAA
- a CDS encoding cysteine synthase family protein, producing MYKLNINAIGYWINNINLASKGLLTRDKLKVGNTPLLRLSNLENGKLKLYAKLEWANPFGSLKDRAAYWMIKMAEEEGLLSLDKKIIEPTSGNTGIALACISRALGYQFYAVVPQAISDETKLLIKKIGGEIFETPDDLCPRVGKGTDQSIALAKSIVESYPDQYFMPNQYENEANFLAHYESTGPEIWKETGGEITHFIAGVGTGGTISGAGTYLKERGSVEIIAVEPQKNHHIQGLRNFEESGIPPVFSKRIKIIDRWIRINDEEAFHAISLAAEKENILIGPSSGAALAAALKLSDEGVKGTAVLVFADDATKYLSLYSKFNILDTKHLNTIKKLIDNLPFKLF from the coding sequence ATGTACAAACTAAACATTAACGCTATAGGATATTGGATTAACAACATAAACTTAGCTAGTAAAGGGTTGTTAACACGTGATAAACTAAAGGTTGGCAATACTCCCTTACTACGGCTCAGCAACTTAGAAAATGGTAAACTTAAACTATATGCAAAATTAGAGTGGGCAAATCCATTCGGCTCTCTAAAAGATAGAGCAGCGTATTGGATGATTAAAATGGCTGAAGAAGAAGGATTACTTTCCCTGGATAAGAAAATAATAGAGCCAACATCAGGTAATACGGGAATAGCTCTAGCATGCATATCTAGAGCATTAGGATATCAGTTTTATGCAGTAGTCCCTCAGGCAATAAGCGATGAAACAAAATTATTAATAAAGAAAATAGGAGGAGAAATCTTTGAAACACCAGATGACTTATGCCCTAGAGTCGGTAAAGGAACAGATCAAAGTATTGCACTAGCCAAATCCATAGTTGAGAGTTATCCTGATCAATATTTCATGCCAAATCAATATGAAAATGAGGCCAACTTCCTAGCACATTATGAAAGTACAGGGCCAGAAATATGGAAAGAGACCGGGGGAGAAATTACACACTTCATAGCAGGTGTTGGAACGGGAGGTACAATATCAGGCGCAGGTACATACTTAAAAGAACGTGGGAGTGTTGAAATAATAGCCGTCGAACCACAAAAAAATCATCACATACAAGGACTACGAAACTTTGAAGAATCAGGCATACCACCAGTGTTTTCAAAAAGAATTAAAATCATTGATAGATGGATAAGAATAAACGATGAGGAAGCATTCCATGCCATCTCACTAGCCGCAGAAAAAGAAAACATTTTAATAGGGCCTTCTTCAGGTGCTGCACTGGCAGCAGCATTAAAACTTAGTGATGAAGGTGTCAAAGGAACAGCAGTCTTAGTATTTGCAGACGACGCAACGAAGTACCTGAGTCTTTACTCAAAATTCAACATTCTAGATACCAAACATCTAAACACCATCAAAAAATTAATAGACAATCTACCGTTCAAACTTTTTTAA
- a CDS encoding ERCC4 domain-containing protein yields the protein MVVVIADSRERNSGVPEILSSMNITVAFKQLDVADYIISDAVAIERKSASDFISSIFDGRLFDQAYRLSNTYERAIIIVEKELAGLETLVKNPQIIRGAIISLTIRHGVNVIFSKSIEETAELIKLAAEHEQKTGKKIIIKHKPKLSTTKDWQINIIGSLPGIGPKLAERLLLKFTTVRSVFQAKSSELEAILGSERTKKILEIIDAPYTSELGLNKKLLEL from the coding sequence ATGGTTGTGGTAATTGCAGATAGTAGGGAGCGCAATAGCGGCGTTCCTGAAATATTATCTAGTATGAACATTACAGTTGCCTTTAAACAATTAGACGTGGCTGATTATATAATTTCTGATGCAGTGGCGATAGAAAGAAAGAGCGCTTCTGATTTTATTTCTTCAATATTTGATGGAAGACTTTTTGATCAAGCATACCGGCTATCTAATACTTATGAACGTGCAATTATAATAGTTGAAAAAGAATTAGCAGGATTAGAAACTTTAGTAAAAAATCCTCAAATCATACGTGGTGCAATAATTTCACTTACAATTAGACATGGTGTCAATGTGATCTTTTCAAAATCGATAGAAGAAACTGCAGAGCTCATCAAATTAGCTGCAGAACATGAACAGAAAACTGGAAAAAAAATCATAATTAAGCATAAACCAAAACTATCAACAACTAAAGATTGGCAGATAAATATAATTGGAAGTTTACCAGGAATAGGGCCAAAATTAGCAGAGAGACTACTATTAAAATTTACTACTGTAAGATCAGTATTCCAAGCAAAATCCTCCGAGTTAGAAGCAATATTGGGAAGTGAACGAACAAAGAAAATATTAGAAATCATAGATGCACCATACACATCAGAATTAGGATTAAACAAAAAACTTTTAGAATTATAG
- a CDS encoding sulfurtransferase TusA family protein, translating to MSKEKKYILDVRGLVCPYPSFLTIKKLNEMKSIEKKGSIEVICDKSEATLRSLITTLTNGGYKFTVTNNNDNYIIKVTVG from the coding sequence ATGAGTAAAGAGAAGAAATATATTCTTGATGTCAGGGGCTTAGTATGCCCATATCCATCCTTCTTAACTATTAAAAAATTAAACGAAATGAAGAGTATAGAGAAGAAAGGAAGCATTGAAGTAATATGTGATAAATCCGAGGCAACATTGAGATCACTTATCACTACGTTGACAAACGGAGGTTATAAATTCACAGTAACCAATAATAATGATAATTATATCATCAAAGTCACGGTAGGTTGA
- a CDS encoding peroxiredoxin, whose product MSVNVGQKAPNFTLLDVNFKPRSLQEFIGSQNIVLVFFPAAFSSVCTKELCTFRDSMIKLNSLKANVIGISVDTPFVQKAFADFNKLNFTLLSDFNKEVIKLYGVVLQDLLGLKELAKRAVFIIDKEGIIRYKWVSDDPRVEPNYNEIIKELERIE is encoded by the coding sequence ATGTCAGTTAATGTGGGACAAAAAGCTCCTAATTTTACACTATTAGATGTGAACTTTAAACCTAGGAGTTTACAAGAGTTTATTGGTTCTCAGAATATAGTATTAGTGTTCTTTCCAGCGGCATTCAGTTCTGTGTGTACCAAAGAGTTGTGTACTTTTAGAGATAGTATGATAAAATTAAATTCGCTTAAAGCTAATGTAATAGGAATTAGTGTTGATACTCCGTTTGTACAGAAAGCATTCGCTGATTTTAATAAGCTTAATTTTACGCTTTTGAGCGATTTCAATAAGGAAGTAATAAAACTTTATGGTGTTGTTCTCCAAGATCTATTGGGATTAAAGGAACTTGCAAAGAGAGCTGTTTTCATAATAGATAAGGAAGGCATCATTAGATATAAATGGGTTTCGGATGATCCGAGAGTCGAACCTAATTATAATGAAATAATAAAGGAATTAGAGCGTATTGAATAA
- a CDS encoding hydantoinase/oxoprolinase family protein: protein MSIVAVDVGGTFTDFIYVKSDGSLGYFKVLSTPRSPEVAVIEGLKFIGDVREVIHASTIATNALRGQVGLELPRVALITTKGFRDVLEIGRQNRPRLYDPFFEKPKPLVPRSLRFEVDVRIDYRGGIVKPLSVDELEALGLKLQELGVESVAVTFLHSYINPIYEVIAGSVLSKMISFISLSHRVVPEPREYERVSTTVVNAALTPLVSRYISRLSDGLKSLGVERVHLMSSSGGLIDVNEVIDRPVQFIESGPAAGVVASAELAKMLREPNVISFDMGGTTAKAGTVVNFEFEITSEYEVGGESHHGRIVKGSGYPVRFPFIDLAEVSAGGGTIIWRDEVGALKVGPISAGADPGPVCYGRGGVEPTLTDANLVLGRLGEYLLGGSMRLEREASIKALSKLGDPYDVSREAISLANLEMARAIRLVTVERGLDLEGFILIAFGGAGPQHALDIAEELGIRRVIISPHPGVFSALGLLMADWRFEARTAFPANLEDAYSALEDKLAKKIRKVDYYVRYADVRYEGQGWELTVPVGRPAVIDDVRRAFEEKHLATFGFNLDRDIEVVVARVFAVITRVKPKIEPPKHLGEFKARGSRLMHLRDEMIEVPVYWRDDIPVGAVIEGPALIEEYDSTTVLLDGWRLTVGEFGELRIER from the coding sequence TTGAGCATTGTTGCTGTAGACGTTGGGGGGACTTTTACGGACTTTATATATGTTAAGAGTGATGGATCTCTAGGTTATTTTAAGGTTCTTTCAACTCCTAGGAGCCCTGAGGTTGCTGTTATTGAGGGTTTAAAGTTTATTGGTGATGTTAGGGAGGTTATCCACGCATCTACCATAGCTACTAATGCTTTAAGAGGTCAGGTTGGCTTAGAGCTTCCTAGGGTCGCACTTATTACGACTAAAGGTTTTCGCGATGTTCTTGAGATTGGTAGGCAGAATAGGCCTAGACTATATGATCCTTTCTTTGAGAAGCCTAAGCCTTTAGTGCCTAGAAGTTTAAGGTTTGAAGTTGATGTGAGGATCGACTATAGAGGCGGTATTGTGAAACCTCTTAGTGTTGATGAACTTGAGGCTTTAGGTTTAAAGCTTCAAGAGCTTGGTGTTGAGAGTGTTGCTGTGACCTTCCTTCACTCATATATTAACCCTATTTATGAAGTTATAGCTGGTAGTGTGCTGAGTAAGATGATAAGCTTCATCTCTCTATCACATCGTGTAGTGCCTGAACCTAGAGAGTATGAGAGGGTTTCAACAACCGTAGTTAATGCTGCACTAACACCTCTAGTATCCAGATATATTAGTAGGCTTAGCGATGGCCTTAAGAGTCTTGGTGTTGAAAGAGTTCACCTCATGTCTAGCTCTGGTGGCTTAATAGACGTTAATGAGGTTATTGATAGACCTGTTCAATTTATTGAAAGTGGACCTGCAGCTGGAGTTGTGGCGTCAGCTGAGCTTGCTAAAATGCTTAGAGAGCCTAACGTGATAAGCTTTGATATGGGTGGTACGACGGCCAAGGCAGGTACTGTTGTTAACTTTGAGTTTGAAATTACAAGTGAGTATGAGGTTGGGGGAGAGTCTCACCATGGTAGAATAGTTAAGGGTTCAGGGTACCCTGTTAGGTTTCCATTCATAGATTTAGCTGAGGTTTCAGCTGGTGGCGGAACAATAATATGGAGAGATGAGGTTGGAGCCTTAAAAGTAGGACCTATTAGTGCTGGAGCTGATCCAGGCCCCGTATGTTATGGTAGAGGTGGCGTTGAGCCTACATTAACAGACGCTAATCTAGTACTTGGAAGACTTGGGGAGTATCTTCTAGGAGGGTCTATGAGGCTTGAGAGAGAAGCATCTATTAAAGCATTATCTAAACTTGGAGATCCCTATGATGTATCGAGAGAAGCTATAAGCTTAGCTAATCTTGAAATGGCTAGAGCTATAAGGCTCGTTACTGTAGAGAGAGGCTTAGATCTCGAAGGGTTCATTCTTATAGCATTTGGTGGCGCTGGACCTCAGCATGCTCTAGATATTGCTGAGGAGCTTGGCATAAGAAGAGTGATAATATCACCTCATCCAGGTGTTTTTAGCGCCCTAGGCTTACTCATGGCCGATTGGAGGTTTGAGGCTAGAACGGCTTTCCCTGCTAACCTAGAGGATGCTTACAGTGCCCTTGAAGATAAGTTGGCTAAGAAGATTAGAAAAGTAGACTACTATGTTAGATATGCTGATGTTAGATATGAGGGCCAAGGGTGGGAGCTTACAGTCCCTGTGGGTAGGCCTGCTGTAATAGATGATGTTAGGAGAGCTTTCGAGGAAAAACATCTAGCAACATTCGGATTCAATCTAGACAGAGATATTGAAGTTGTAGTGGCTAGAGTATTTGCAGTAATCACGAGGGTTAAGCCTAAAATAGAGCCTCCAAAGCATTTAGGAGAGTTTAAGGCTAGAGGTAGTAGGCTTATGCATCTCCGCGATGAGATGATAGAGGTTCCTGTATACTGGAGGGATGATATACCAGTAGGGGCTGTAATAGAAGGTCCAGCTTTAATTGAAGAATATGACTCAACAACGGTACTACTAGATGGATGGAGGCTTACTGTTGGGGAGTTTGGAGAGCTTAGAATTGAGAGGTGA
- a CDS encoding hydantoinase B/oxoprolinase family protein — protein MVSWEIVYKASVFIAEEMGVALKRSAFSPNIKERMDHSCAVLDSRGLIVAQAEHIPVHLGSFRVGVSNVLRWLKDNSVSLDEGDMIVLNDPYISGTHLNDVMMLAPIYYKGEIIAYVVNKAHQVDVGGPIPGSMNPNARTIYEEGLIIPPVKLVRESKVDSDVMRLIVENSKTPKVTLGDLNAQIAANRMGIRRVLELIGKYGLEEVTKGWSKAIEYGRSLSLLDLKNWMKGYSKAEDYIELGDEDITIRVLLEVRDDGIKADYTGSSRQVDAPLNAVYGVTFSATSYAIRVAMSVDVPINEGFYSIIEVIAPESTIVNPIKPAPVAGGNVETSQRIADVVLRALAELVPDRIPAAGSGTMMNVMIGGYDKERDYWAYYETIGGGTGGRPGKNGVSGVHVNMTNTLNTPIEVAERSYPIMYTMYMMRDDSGGKGLYRGGDGIIRAFKVLKPARLSILADRFRRRPYGLRGGEPGKPGRVIIKRVNGRIEEMPSKFTIDLNPEDEVIIETPGGGGWGQDAQ, from the coding sequence GTGGTCTCATGGGAGATTGTATATAAAGCTTCAGTATTCATAGCGGAGGAGATGGGTGTAGCTCTTAAGAGATCAGCGTTCTCACCTAATATTAAGGAGAGAATGGATCACAGCTGTGCAGTCTTAGACTCTAGAGGGCTTATAGTTGCTCAAGCTGAGCATATACCTGTACATCTAGGATCATTTAGAGTTGGAGTCTCAAACGTTTTAAGATGGCTTAAGGATAATAGTGTTAGCCTTGATGAAGGAGACATGATTGTACTCAATGATCCCTATATCTCTGGAACTCACCTGAATGATGTTATGATGTTAGCTCCAATCTACTATAAGGGAGAGATTATAGCATACGTAGTTAATAAAGCGCATCAAGTAGATGTAGGAGGACCCATACCAGGTAGTATGAATCCAAATGCTAGAACTATATATGAGGAGGGTTTAATAATTCCTCCTGTTAAGCTCGTAAGAGAAAGTAAAGTAGATAGTGATGTTATGAGGCTTATAGTAGAGAATAGTAAAACTCCTAAAGTAACTCTTGGAGATTTGAATGCACAAATAGCAGCTAATAGGATGGGGATTAGAAGAGTTTTAGAGCTTATAGGTAAGTACGGTCTAGAAGAGGTTACTAAGGGGTGGTCTAAGGCTATAGAGTATGGTAGAAGCTTATCACTTCTTGATTTAAAAAACTGGATGAAAGGGTATTCTAAAGCTGAGGATTATATAGAGTTGGGTGATGAAGATATCACTATAAGAGTATTATTAGAGGTTAGAGATGATGGTATAAAAGCTGACTATACAGGATCGTCTAGACAGGTAGATGCGCCTTTAAATGCTGTCTATGGGGTTACATTCTCAGCTACATCATATGCTATAAGGGTTGCCATGAGTGTTGATGTACCTATTAATGAAGGATTCTATAGTATAATTGAAGTTATAGCCCCAGAGAGTACTATAGTAAATCCTATTAAGCCAGCCCCAGTAGCTGGTGGTAATGTTGAGACTAGCCAGAGAATAGCTGATGTAGTTCTAAGAGCTCTAGCAGAATTAGTTCCTGATAGAATTCCCGCAGCAGGCTCTGGGACTATGATGAATGTTATGATAGGAGGCTATGATAAGGAGAGAGATTACTGGGCCTACTATGAGACTATAGGTGGAGGAACTGGTGGAAGACCCGGAAAGAATGGTGTAAGTGGAGTTCACGTAAACATGACTAACACTCTAAACACCCCCATAGAGGTGGCTGAGAGAAGCTATCCAATAATGTACACTATGTACATGATGAGAGATGATAGTGGAGGAAAAGGATTATATAGAGGAGGAGACGGTATAATAAGAGCATTTAAAGTGCTAAAACCAGCAAGACTATCAATACTTGCAGATAGGTTTAGAAGAAGACCATACGGACTAAGAGGTGGGGAGCCGGGAAAACCAGGAAGAGTAATAATTAAGAGAGTAAATGGTAGAATAGAGGAGATGCCTAGCAAATTCACAATAGATCTAAACCCTGAAGATGAAGTAATAATAGAAACACCAGGAGGGGGAGGATGGGGTCAAGATGCTCAATAA
- a CDS encoding 6-carboxytetrahydropterin synthase, producing the protein MGPASNANRTTGRRGNFQCAVLHRWRRRPSKAFADRGKGRKSMNTTTVRAKIKKDSPGIFVEADFDYSHFIPEHRKCYPLHGHTSKVIVYLYGKLVELDMVLDFAEAKKLVKDAISIIDHKLVTGKKYVIQESDDIVTIKYGKFRFELPKDNVFIIDGEATSENVAKAIANYIMTKAPENIHEVQVQVYEGVNKGAVATISRNSI; encoded by the coding sequence ATGGGTCCTGCTTCCAATGCGAATAGGACGACAGGCAGGCGGGGGAACTTCCAATGTGCCGTCCTTCACCGTTGGCGGCGAAGGCCCTCGAAAGCGTTTGCCGATAGAGGGAAGGGACGAAAATCCATGAATACCACAACGGTAAGAGCTAAGATAAAAAAAGATAGTCCAGGGATATTCGTAGAGGCCGATTTCGATTACTCACATTTCATACCTGAACATCGAAAATGTTACCCCCTACATGGACACACATCCAAAGTAATAGTTTATCTTTATGGAAAACTAGTTGAATTAGACATGGTGCTAGATTTTGCTGAAGCAAAGAAGCTAGTTAAAGATGCAATAAGTATTATTGACCATAAACTAGTGACAGGAAAAAAGTACGTAATCCAAGAATCCGATGATATAGTGACTATAAAATACGGTAAATTTCGATTTGAACTACCAAAGGATAATGTATTCATAATAGATGGAGAAGCAACATCAGAGAACGTAGCAAAAGCAATAGCAAACTACATAATGACCAAAGCTCCAGAAAATATACATGAGGTTCAAGTTCAAGTATATGAGGGAGTTAATAAAGGAGCTGTAGCAACAATCTCAAGGAACTCAATTTGA
- a CDS encoding SDR family oxidoreductase, whose product MKLKGEVAVITGSSRGIGKSIALEFAKEGAKVAVNYSKSRNEAMKVVKEVQELGSEAIEIQADVSSENDVKRLFNEVVKNYGYVSILVNNAGHGSKSYWNMGLWDINKSVWDDVFSVDLWGAFLCSKEASRIMLNHGHGSIVNITSTPGIAGGSDGIVYAIAKSGVIGLTRTLANVLAPKIRVNAVALGSIKTDWLQWISSKDIEELINRIPLKRFGEPEEVAKVVLFLASQDSSYITGQIIIIDGGVVTC is encoded by the coding sequence TTGAAATTAAAGGGCGAGGTTGCTGTTATAACTGGATCTAGTAGGGGCATTGGCAAGTCTATAGCATTAGAATTTGCTAAAGAAGGAGCGAAAGTTGCAGTCAATTATTCTAAATCCAGGAATGAAGCTATGAAAGTGGTTAAGGAGGTTCAGGAATTAGGTTCCGAGGCTATAGAAATTCAGGCAGATGTTTCGTCTGAAAATGATGTAAAAAGGCTCTTTAACGAGGTTGTGAAAAATTATGGATATGTTAGTATACTAGTTAATAATGCAGGTCATGGCTCGAAATCTTACTGGAACATGGGTCTTTGGGACATAAATAAAAGTGTATGGGATGATGTATTTTCTGTTGATCTCTGGGGGGCTTTCCTTTGCTCCAAGGAAGCATCTAGAATTATGCTCAATCATGGTCATGGTAGTATAGTGAATATAACCTCTACACCTGGTATTGCTGGTGGTAGTGATGGAATTGTTTATGCAATCGCAAAATCTGGTGTTATAGGGTTAACAAGAACACTTGCTAATGTATTAGCACCAAAAATAAGGGTCAACGCTGTAGCGCTTGGAAGCATTAAGACTGATTGGTTACAGTGGATTAGTAGTAAAGATATCGAGGAACTTATTAATCGTATTCCGTTAAAAAGATTTGGGGAACCAGAAGAAGTAGCAAAAGTAGTATTGTTTCTTGCATCACAGGACTCAAGTTATATAACCGGGCAGATAATTATTATCGACGGAGGTGTAGTGACTTGTTGA
- a CDS encoding helicase C-terminal domain-containing protein, translated as MQIEKYFPYSSFRRGQKEIAVSVYQTIEERGHLIIEGPSGLGKTAAVLAGALPHVIENNVRLLFLARTHRELERIIDELRLVSTKVPVSGVSLRGKLEMCTNLQVIESSFDHRSHIELCNLAVKSGRCEYYTHTYEKSVVDDFVRRATEFPVKASDAYEMGKLQNACPYELIRILLPSSKIIAVSYMYLVSPIVIKNFIKNLGQDLGNFVVVIDEAHNLPDFSLSVLSDVLSMRSLREAINEAERYNQRELKEYLQFITNFLESISNKNDEELFNTKLFMDEVYAEFGLPLNVIADQCRMYGEEIKYQLLISGKHPRSYMHRVGEFLLKLYDTVDQKNYIHIINGKAEKRAIEITALDPREAVEHIFKEALATISMSGTMKPLEAYTSVVGIPKGIKFVEAPSPFPEEQVLTIIIKDVTTKYELRETEMYERMSRLIAQIAINTPGNTGVFAASYEVQQGLLDGGLRSFLSKPLFIELQEMSSKDNDRMLQEFKMMGDRGGAVLLSVQGGRNSEGEDYPGSQMDTVIVVGVPFAKPSIKLKAQIDYYDGLFPGKGKSLAYLYPAIRKAAQAAGRPFRLLSDRGVIILMDSRFLWKEIKENMPSWIMKNAKIVSALSEEKITRMVRSFYKD; from the coding sequence TTGCAGATAGAAAAGTATTTTCCTTATTCATCGTTTAGAAGGGGACAGAAGGAAATTGCGGTTTCAGTGTATCAGACTATAGAAGAGAGGGGTCATTTGATAATTGAAGGGCCAAGTGGACTAGGTAAGACTGCTGCAGTGTTGGCTGGTGCTTTACCTCATGTTATAGAAAACAATGTTAGGCTTCTTTTCTTGGCTAGAACTCATCGGGAGCTTGAGAGGATTATTGATGAATTGAGATTAGTAAGCACTAAGGTTCCTGTATCAGGTGTATCATTGAGAGGTAAGCTTGAGATGTGCACGAATCTTCAAGTTATAGAGAGCAGTTTTGATCATCGATCGCATATAGAGCTTTGCAATTTGGCTGTGAAGAGTGGTAGATGTGAGTATTATACTCATACTTATGAGAAGAGTGTAGTAGATGATTTTGTTCGTAGAGCAACCGAGTTTCCTGTAAAGGCTTCTGATGCTTATGAAATGGGTAAGTTGCAAAATGCATGTCCGTATGAATTAATCAGAATTTTGTTACCGAGTAGTAAGATTATTGCTGTTAGTTATATGTATCTTGTGAGCCCAATTGTGATAAAGAATTTCATAAAAAATTTGGGTCAGGACCTCGGTAATTTTGTTGTAGTCATTGATGAGGCACACAATTTGCCAGATTTTTCACTATCCGTATTAAGTGATGTTTTGTCGATGAGAAGTTTAAGGGAAGCTATTAATGAAGCAGAACGATATAATCAAAGAGAGCTGAAAGAGTATCTGCAGTTTATTACTAATTTTCTTGAGAGTATAAGCAATAAAAATGATGAAGAATTGTTTAATACAAAATTATTCATGGATGAGGTTTATGCAGAGTTTGGGCTTCCACTTAATGTTATAGCTGATCAATGTAGAATGTATGGTGAGGAGATTAAGTATCAGTTATTAATTAGTGGGAAACATCCAAGGTCGTATATGCATCGTGTTGGTGAGTTTTTGTTGAAATTGTATGATACTGTTGATCAAAAAAATTATATCCATATTATTAATGGAAAGGCTGAAAAAAGAGCAATTGAGATCACAGCATTAGACCCAAGAGAAGCTGTTGAGCATATTTTTAAGGAAGCATTAGCCACAATAAGCATGTCAGGAACAATGAAACCTTTAGAAGCGTACACAAGTGTGGTCGGTATACCTAAAGGCATAAAATTTGTTGAAGCACCATCGCCATTTCCAGAGGAACAAGTATTAACTATCATAATAAAGGATGTCACAACTAAATATGAACTGAGGGAGACTGAAATGTATGAAAGAATGTCACGATTGATTGCTCAGATTGCTATTAATACTCCTGGTAATACTGGAGTTTTTGCAGCTTCATACGAAGTCCAGCAAGGCCTTTTAGATGGAGGATTAAGGAGTTTTCTTTCTAAACCATTATTTATAGAATTGCAAGAAATGAGTTCTAAAGATAATGATAGAATGTTGCAAGAATTTAAAATGATGGGAGATAGGGGTGGGGCTGTACTGCTTAGTGTTCAAGGCGGCCGTAATTCAGAGGGGGAGGATTATCCTGGTAGTCAAATGGACACTGTTATTGTAGTTGGAGTCCCCTTCGCTAAACCAAGCATTAAGTTAAAAGCACAGATTGATTACTATGATGGATTATTTCCAGGTAAGGGAAAATCGTTGGCATATCTTTATCCTGCAATAAGAAAAGCTGCCCAAGCTGCTGGAAGACCCTTTAGATTACTCAGTGATAGAGGAGTGATCATACTTATGGACTCAAGGTTTCTTTGGAAAGAAATCAAAGAGAATATGCCAAGTTGGATTATGAAAAACGCGAAAATAGTCAGCGCTTTATCTGAGGAGAAAATAACTCGCATGGTCAGATCATTCTATAAAGATTAA